The window ATGCCTTCCAACAAGTGATACACACTCCTAATTAGTGAGAATGCAAAATCCCAGTGGCCAGAGCTGAATTATAAAACATGAAAATTCAGAAAGCAATTGTATCGCAAGCCCCACTGTGAGCAAGAGGTTAAGAGCAGCCTACCTTcctccaactcccccccaccccatcacccccccacagAAACATGGAATGCGGTTAGGCAGGATATTTCATTAGATAGTATATCTGGTTGCACAGCTGGCTGGCATTTCTCTTTGCTGGCTGTGTGTCCCTGTTGTAATGGATAAATATTGACTCTGTTACTACATTTCTGGGGTGATGTACAAATAGGATTTGAGGGTAATTAACTCTTCCTGAAAGCACCACGGGATTTTCCATGGGGAATCTTGTGTATCTTCCTGTGATCCTCAGGCTGTGTTTGCACGGCCATTTCTGCACACACCTTTCTCATGACATCTGTCCTATGAATATGTCTGTATCTATCTTCTCTGTCTATTTATATACATCTACAAGTCAATACAATGTCTTTATGTATCTATCGATCTATCCATTTATGAATGTATAGATATTTGTAAGCATGTGTATTCCCACTCGGGACCTTAACCATAATCCCAGCACTTGTACCAAAGTTGACATTAAAGGCaacatttactaagtggtgctaagacATAAGGCTTAGTGAATGGGCCCCTACGACACCTGTTTATTCTGATTACTGAATGATTTGCAATTGTGCAACAACTGTCCCATTAACTTCCGATAATTATagaattttatttataaatggttATTCTTATTACTTACATTGTCTCATCATTCTGGAACTCCAGCTCCCCGTATGCATCCTCAAAGTCTACTCCTCCACCCCTTGCTGTCCCTTCTGTCGTCCGGTAGGGGATGAGCACAGTTCCTCGTGCTCCTGAGTTTCTCAGCACTCGCACTTCCAGCACCCCCACACTCTCGCTCACGTGGACCAGCTTCTCCTCAAATGTGAAGATCCCGGCATGGTCATCGTCCAGGATGGTCACTGTGGCGATGAGTGGGGAGACCAGACGCGCCTTGGGTAGCCCTTCCCCATCTGGCTCGAACATCCCTTCCGCGTCCCCCACCCTCAGGTTCATTAGTCGCACAAAGAAATGTTCGTCCTCCTCGAAGATGTCGTCATCGATTATTCCAACCTTCAGCTCCTTCTGTGTCTCCCCAGGCTTGAAGATCAGCGTCCCTTCACTGTACTCAAAGTCCGAGCCAGCATTGGCCGATCCGTCCTCTGTCTTGTAGTCTACATAGAAGGTGCTCACACCATCCCCTCCTTGGCAGGCCACATTGAGTGTCACAAGACCACAGTTCTCCAGGCACTGGTAGTTGCAGGGCTGGAAGAAGATCTTGCTGGTGTTTTCCTCTGCAGGGTCGGCCGTCACCTCCTGTAGGTGAGCCGGCTTCTTGCTGTGCTCAGCagcgtgtttcttcagcacattGCCTGCCCCAATCATCATGCGTGTGGCCTGGATGCGGTAAAATGCCCTGCTCTTCTGCTGGTGCAGCAGGGCATAGTAATTGGCCATTTCCACCAGCTGATCAAGCTCACGCTCTGGGTACTTCTGCTTCAGCTCCTTCAAGATGCGTATCACCTCTTTTCGGCTCTCATCCAGCTCTTTGGCTTCGGCAGCAGCCGCAGCACTGTCTACCCCTTCTGACTCCTTTGCTTCCACTGACGCCACTGCCCCCAATTTCCCATCCATCTCTATGCTCTTGGGGAactcaccctctgtctcaatGATGATGCCCCTGCGCTTGTCCGCTCGGTACCTCTTGTACACATACTTGTAGAAGAGAAGCCGCTTGTCTGCTACCCAAGCGAAGAGCACACAGGCTGGGAAGAAGAGGAGAGTGACCAGTCCCTCCCACACCTGCACCCGACTCGGGGAGATAACTGCAAGGATCAGATACAGCCATATATAGGCAAAGATGCTCCATGTGGCCGTGACGAAGAACACCCGTGGGTGCTTGATCTTCCGTGACTCGCCATTGGGGATCACATAAACGCATATGGCGATAATGACGAACATGTTAAATGCAGCAGAGCCCACGATGGTCCCTGGCCCCAGCTCACCAGCCTGGAAGTTGTGGCCACACACCTCGATGACCGAGAGGAGGATCTCAGGTGCAGAAGATCCCAAGGCCATCAGAGTGAGGTTGGAGACTGTTTCATTCCAGATGCGCACGGTGGCCACACTGGTCTCCCCATTGGGTTTGGTGAGCGTGATTTCCTTCTCTTGTGATGTGATAACCTCGATAGATGCCATGAAGCGGTCAGCAATGATGGACACCCCCAGAAAGAGGTATAGCATGGCCACAAAGTAAACCACTGCCCGTGCTACCTTGTCCCCCAGTGATGGGTTGTGGGGTAGCCAGACCGGGAGCAGGATGCCAGGCTGACACTCTTTGACCTGTGACGTTCCGCAGGTACCATTGTCTGGATCTCCTGAGGAGGCTGAGGTCAGAAGAGTCAGAGCCAGCAGGAGGCCACCTCTCAAAAGGAATGTCATATCTGGTCTGTCTCTGGTGGTGGTCCTAAGCAGAGTGATGGGAGGTCTTTATGGCAGCTGGGTGCTATGATGCCTGTGGGAAGAAAGACATAAGAGAGAATGGAACCAGAGTATACCGACTGTGTGGGAGAGACATGTTTACATGCAGAGAATTGCTCCATTCAGCAGTTTGATACATCCGATTATAATGTGTGCATCACTTAACAACATTCTCCTACAGTATTGACACACACCACATTGCAATCTGACCCACACAGGGTATAATAGTTGCAAATTACTGTGATACCTTCACTCCAATAGACTCAGGTTAAAATACCTCCTTTAACATTAATTTCACATTGCAGCTGTAAATCTgttgcaaacaaaaaatcccaatgAAAGCAATTACATTTCCCCCATTTAATCTGCAACATTTTTGCACTAACGAGATAGTAATAAATATTCCTCTTAGAGATAGTTGCTATAAATGCCTTTATATGGCATTTTATAGGAGAATAAACATATGCCTGAATCCTTGCACCCGATCCAGCGTTAAATGCAATTGATTTGGATGGCAGTTAACACTTGATTGGGGAGTATTACCCCACATCTGCACTTAGTAAATCGCCCCTAACAGACTTATTAAATAAACTGACAGGCTAAAGGAGTGCCTCAGTTATTAAAAACACTgactttgaatcaggggaacctagtTCAAAATCCAGTGTCATttccatgtgaccttgggcaaatccctttatctccctatgcctcaggcgCCAAGAAAAGAGTGTAATCTCTCAGAACAGGAACTCTTTTTGCTTGCAAACAttatgtacagtgctgcatacaATCCCAGCACTGCATAAGAAAATATATAGTTATTGTATTTATAAGAAAGCACTAGATTTATCGAAGAAAAAGCTTGCACTGTacctttctttgataaatctggtgcagttgtaACTTTTGCAGCTAGGACACTGTAATAAAtaatctatattttttttttttaacatgtgatGCACAGTCCTTATTGTTCCTcgtggctgcttgcatgcttatCTCACGCTGGGCACGTCTTTGTCTGCTCCTCTCCCAGGAGAGATGTCAAGCAGGGACACACTTAACGTCTGCCCTATTTATACACCTCAAACCCCGGAGAGATCTCCGAACGgcagtccctccccctcccgtacTTTGCGTGCACAGGAATTTGATGCCAGGTGTGGCTCCGAGCAGGTACCATACCAATAAATGGGGAAAGACACATGGGACTCCCTCAGTCTGGCACAGCTCAGAGCCACTTCACAACACAGAGGGGATGGCTTCAcggtatttatgtatgtctttatatagccccattaatttatatagcgcttcacagtagtaatacacttgacaatcatataaataacaaataactacaaataacacatcatgggaataagagcatcagacataaaagtaacattgtggaagaggagtccctgctccgaagagcttacaatgtaattggtagggaggatgtacagagacagtaagagggcattctggtaagtgcgtctgcagggagccaagctttctgtatcgtgtatagtattagccacattgctactcatatgcttctttaagcaaatgtgtcttaaggtggttcttaaaggtggatagagagggtgctagtcaggtattgaggggaagggcattccagatgtgtggggcagtcagtgagaaaggtttaaggcgggagagggctttagatacaaagggggtagagagaagacatccttgagcagaacgcaagagtctggatggtgcatagcgagaaattagggctgagatgtaaggaggagcagaagagtgtaaagctttaaaagtgaagagaattgagtgtgagatgcgtaatttgataggaagccaggagagtgatttcagcaggggtaCAGATTtaaacgctgagacagatttaggaaagagtagagtgattctggcagcagcgtttcggatagattgtaggggagacaggtgacaggcaggaaggccgaacagcaggaggttacagtaatcaaaacGAGAgaaggagggcctgagtcagagttttagtgtcaagtaacagaggaaaggacatatctttgtaatatttcagaggaaaaagcgacaggttttagaaacattttgaatgtgaggggagaatgtgagagaggagtcgagagtgacctctaggcagcgtgcttgagctactgggtgaatgatcgtacttccaacagtaatgtggaaggaggtagtagggccaggtttgggaggaagtataaggagctctgtttttgccatgttaagtttaagtcggcggagggccatccaggatgatatagcccagagacattcagaaactttggtctgtacagcaggtgtaaggtcaggggttgaaaagtaaatttgtgtgtcatcagcatagaggtgatatttaaacccaagagatgtgatcaggtcacctagagagagtgtgtacagagaaaagagaagaggtcccaggacagacccctgagctacccccacagagagagaagaggaggaggtgttagcaaaagagacacagaaagtacgatgggagaggtaagagcagatccaggatagagctttgttacgaataccaagagtatggagaatgtgaaggatgGAAAATGGCAGGATAAGAGAGTAGAGAGAGGGTTTGACGCTTACAAACCCAAGAGAAAACACCACATGCAAGAAAGGCTGGGATTCACTAAATTGCAAGAAAAGGGCATCGGAGTACGTTCctgtgttaactgccattgacttgaagaGCAGTTAACGCAGCATCGAGCTCCGATACCCtttatcagagcttagtgaatctcgGCCAAAGTCCTTTTGACTTAATGAtgttttaatattatttattttaacaatgATTGTACTGCTCACCCCCAGTATCAGAAGCAGATTCATATTGTACTTGCATTTTTCGGCTTCGATGCATCAAGACACTTTGTACCTATGTATTTTTCTCACTGTCTAGTTAAATTTTTCAGGATCTTCAACCATAGACGTAGATGTTAATATTTTCACTGCAGACTTTCGTTGCAATGTAAACCAAGAATAAAACGCTTCCACTCCTTTTCCCTATATGAGAGACCAGTATAGGAATAGGTGTTGTAATTAACactttcactgcaggaagaaagagAAAAGCAACTTAACTGATGCAGGGTTTTGCATCAAAAGTCCTATGAGACAAGACTTAAGGACCTCAACATGTAAGGGAGGTAGAGAAAGAACATGAAAGAGATTTTTAGATACATCAAAGGAATCAGCAAGAGACGGATGGAAGCACTTGATGGAGAAAATGAAGTTTTGCAGCAAGGGATCACGCACTAAGCTGTACAGCATAGACTCTGGAGAGACGTGAAACGTGAGAAAATTCTCCAGTACTAAAAGGAGTGTGGGTGCATGAAAGAGCCTCCCAGAGGAGGGATGAGGGGCTAGGCCAGCAATGAAATGTAAAACATACTTGGGAGAAGGTTCgctcttaaaaaataaaaagcaaaccAAAATTCAGTGATCTATGgatcacagttacatagttacataatagatgaggtccATCAAGTTCCACCTATGCAAAATGTATACAGATTTCATATCGTAAATCTCTGCAACTCGTGTTTTGTTCCAAATAGAATTCTTTCACTTTAATCATTGGAGTCCTGCTATAAAAGATGTAATTGGGGGCATGGGAGTATGCATACAGTTCAGCACCAATGACAAAGAATATATGATTTCAGCAAGGGAATTGGAAATAAGCTCAAAGCTTTTAATGGGGTTGTTTTCTAAAGTGCTATTTTTTGCCCCAGTCTTGTGAGTCTTTTACACATGACCTCCATTATAGAGATACAGTAAGCATTGAGTTAATCTGACAGTATATGAGCCTCTCACTGCAGTCTCTGCAGCTGTAAGGTGGCTATGGATTTTGCAGGCAGCCTGAGCTGTGGGTGTTTATTTTTGGAGAAGCTGTTGTCTTGGTGACATGGCTACAGATGCTTCTTACGTTATCGTAAGCACATACAGCCAAAATATGCTTGCTTCTTGCAATACTCCCTGCGTGCATTAATATCTTATATGCTTCATTATATCTGAGGCTCGCTACACATGGATGGAGAAGCATTAGCTTGATGGAGTTTGGGGGTACTATCTTTTACATTTGCCATGTTTTTAGAGaaaggtaaataaaaaaaatgctggtcTTATAAACTCAATACTAAAATAGCAAATAAGTCTTAAAATATCAAAGCTTAAATAATGGTTATCCTTAATTTTCTTCCATCCTCCAGATTTTGCTGCAACAATATTTCATGCACTGACAAAGAAGGAAACCATGTCTGTTCTGTCAAACATGGGGTGACGGATTTCGTGGGATCCTCTACCTATGTAATTGCATTGGTTGGGGGCACACTCAAATGAATATAGGGACACCCCCCATGTCTATAGCTCTTAACACTAGAAGAAAAACATACTTACTGGGTCCTAAGTCCTCTATGTCAGTGGTATAGTGACTTATGTCACAgtacatctgtccctcccaccccagggtgacacagagagaaaaCACCCAGCCCACTCTGTATTCCTTTTACGTGAATGCACTTCCCCCTCCCCAAGCTCTCATATATATGACAGAAACTACAAGAAGGGAGCTGTCCAGTATTTCAGCCACTGTACAAAGCCATTTAAATGCTCCACACACAAAAACAATCCTAAACCCAGCATCAATTTCATGGCATCTTTCATTCCCTCATGTGCCTCGTTCACAGCAGTGGCATTTAATCCATCTCAAACACCTACTCTTGTTCACCCTCCCAAGtgaaggtatgtgtgtgtgtgtgtgtgtgtgtgtgtgtgtgtgtgtgtgtgtgtgtgtgtgtgtgtgtgtgtgtgtgtgtgtgtgtgtgtgtgtgtgtgtgtgtgtgtgtccgtctatGTTCGTGTGACATAGAATTCACAAATATATTATTCTGGGGTGTCAAACGCCTAACTTAATTCCATGTATACTGTCAGTAATTTACTATTCTGTCCTAACTTATGTTTATATTTTTCCATTTTACACAAATTTCTCATACATGTGAAGCTAATAGCTGGTAAGACCCAGAAGCCAATTGGTGGAAACATGATACATCCTCATACGTATACAAAACCCTACACAGCAAacacatatagatacatacatgCATAAACCTGCAAAGGACATGCCAAGGACATACCTTGACAAAGGCATACATGGAAACATGAATTCATGTATACATGGATTTATGCATGTTCTCATTTACAAACAGCTTTTAAtgcaaacacatatacatatacagaaacacacatttatTCAGATACAAATtcataaacacacaaatgcagTCACACACAACGTTATGCATACattcagacacacatacatactcagaCACATGCATAaattcacacagacacatacacaaacatgaatttatagatatacacacatacatgaatGCATACAGACAAACACATGCATACAAACACGCATGCACGAATTCATAAAGACATACACGTCTGGCTTTCTGGATGAATTATTCTCACTGAGCCCCCAACCAAGTCCTTACTCTTTCTGCTTAGCAACAAgactccttgggtcactgtgcaTTGCTGCATTGGAGGACAGCACCTTTTCATATATCAAAACAAGGCTGTTGTGATAATGCCATCCAAACTGTGTGGCCTGAAAAACTTAGCAGCGGGAGAGATCAGCTAACTACCCCCCATTTTGATTGTGGAAGAAAAAAGGAAGACAGTCCAGCACAAAGATTTGGCTCAGAAAAATGTGGGAGAaaaagaaagggggaaaaaagaggaAATATAGTATAGTATGTTTTTGAATTATCTTTGATATCCCAAAAATATTAGATATTGCACTGACATGTAGTGCCTAGAATATAAGCATTGATTCATTAGGTGAATCTCCTTCTTGGTTTGCAGTTGCAGGATTTTTTACAGGGAACATGTgggaaaaataagaaaacacaGGGCACACATAGCGCAATATGTACAGTGTCGCCTTTAAGTAGTTAGTACGTTCTACAGAATGCTTACGATGCTGCAATTCTTTTAGGCATTGGTTAAAACGTTTTTTACATTTGAAACTGCCAGTGTGTTGCAGGGGAGATATTCCTTTCTCACGTGTGTATGTTTGTTACGATCTTCCTTGCATCTGACGTCACCACCACCCGGTTGTCGCGTCTAATCCGGGTCTCATGGGATTCTCTCACTCACTGCTTCTCACTTGCTCCTGCAGCTtct is drawn from Ascaphus truei isolate aAscTru1 chromosome 7, aAscTru1.hap1, whole genome shotgun sequence and contains these coding sequences:
- the SLC8A2 gene encoding sodium/calcium exchanger 2 isoform X2 — protein: MTFLLRGGLLLALTLLTSASSGDPDNGTCGTSQVKECQPGILLPVWLPHNPSLGDKVARAVVYFVAMLYLFLGVSIIADRFMASIEVITSQEKEITLTKPNGETSVATVRIWNETVSNLTLMALGSSAPEILLSVIEVCGHNFQAGELGPGTIVGSAAFNMFVIIAICVYVIPNGESRKIKHPRVFFVTATWSIFAYIWLYLILAVISPSRVQVWEGLVTLLFFPACVLFAWVADKRLLFYKYVYKRYRADKRRGIIIETEGEFPKSIEMDGKLGAVASVEAKESEGVDSAAAAAEAKELDESRKEVIRILKELKQKYPERELDQLVEMANYYALLHQQKSRAFYRIQATRMMIGAGNVLKKHAAEHSKKPAHLQEVTADPAEENTSKIFFQPCNYQCLENCGLVTLNVACQGGDGVSTFYVDYKTEDGSANAGSDFEYSEGTLIFKPGETQKELKVGIIDDDIFEEDEHFFVRLMNLRVGDAEGMFEPDGEGLPKARLVSPLIATVTILDDDHAGIFTFEEKLVHVSESVGVLEVRVLRNSGARGTVLIPYRTTEGTARGGGVDFEDAYGELEFQNDETIKTLQVKIVDDEEYEKQENFFLILEEPRWMKRGISDDEDKKLSAEEEEAKRIAEMGKPILGEHSKLEVIIEESYEFKSTVDKLIKKTNLALVIGTHSWREQFMEAITVSAGDEEEEDDGREERLPSCFDYVMHFLTVFWKVLFAFVPPTEYWNGWACFCICIIIVGLLTAVIGDLASHFGCTVGLKDSVTAVVFVALGTSIPDTFASKVAATQDQYADACIGNVTGSNAVNVFLGIGVAWSVAAIYWAIQGKDFEVEAGSLAFSVTLFTIFAFISISVLLYRRRPHIGGELGGTCLSKTLTAMLFVGLWLLYIIFSSLEAYCHIKGF
- the SLC8A2 gene encoding sodium/calcium exchanger 2 isoform X1 → MTFLLRGGLLLALTLLTSASSGDPDNGTCGTSQVKECQPGILLPVWLPHNPSLGDKVARAVVYFVAMLYLFLGVSIIADRFMASIEVITSQEKEITLTKPNGETSVATVRIWNETVSNLTLMALGSSAPEILLSVIEVCGHNFQAGELGPGTIVGSAAFNMFVIIAICVYVIPNGESRKIKHPRVFFVTATWSIFAYIWLYLILAVISPSRVQVWEGLVTLLFFPACVLFAWVADKRLLFYKYVYKRYRADKRRGIIIETEGEFPKSIEMDGKLGAVASVEAKESEGVDSAAAAAEAKELDESRKEVIRILKELKQKYPERELDQLVEMANYYALLHQQKSRAFYRIQATRMMIGAGNVLKKHAAEHSKKPAHLQEVTADPAEENTSKIFFQPCNYQCLENCGLVTLNVACQGGDGVSTFYVDYKTEDGSANAGSDFEYSEGTLIFKPGETQKELKVGIIDDDIFEEDEHFFVRLMNLRVGDAEGMFEPDGEGLPKARLVSPLIATVTILDDDHAGIFTFEEKLVHVSESVGVLEVRVLRNSGARGTVLIPYRTTEGTARGGGVDFEDAYGELEFQNDETIKTLQVKIVDDEEYEKQENFFLILEEPRWMKRGISALLLNQDDEDKKLSAEEEEAKRIAEMGKPILGEHSKLEVIIEESYEFKSTVDKLIKKTNLALVIGTHSWREQFMEAITVSAGDEEEEDDGREERLPSCFDYVMHFLTVFWKVLFAFVPPTEYWNGWACFCICIIIVGLLTAVIGDLASHFGCTVGLKDSVTAVVFVALGTSIPDTFASKVAATQDQYADACIGNVTGSNAVNVFLGIGVAWSVAAIYWAIQGKDFEVEAGSLAFSVTLFTIFAFISISVLLYRRRPHIGGELGGTCLSKTLTAMLFVGLWLLYIIFSSLEAYCHIKGF